In Mustela lutreola isolate mMusLut2 chromosome 16, mMusLut2.pri, whole genome shotgun sequence, the genomic window aggaggagtagagggagaaggaaagagaccatctcaagccgactccacacccaatgtggagcctgacagaggactccatctcacaaaactgagatcacaacttgagctaaaatcaagagtcagatgcttaaccgatggagccacccagacaccccaatctATGTATACTTTTAAGAGTGCAGGGATACTGATTTGCTGTACTGAAATGATTAGCAATTATAGAATTACTTCTGGTTATTCTAGATGCTAAAGGTCCCATGAAATAATTTGGAATTGAGATTACTGTAGTGATATATCCTGCCCAAGACTTACCATGTCTCCATAGATCTCATCAGCTAAGATGGGTACACATTGCCTTGCAGCcactgaaaagaagagaaatgggcTGAAATCATTTACTGTGAATTGCCTAAGCAATTAATATTCACCTggacttgttttattttgcattccatgtttgtgtgttttgttttcctctttaagAACTATATACTCTTCTTATACTCTTCGAGGGTACAGAGCCTAAATTTTCCATTTAATCAACTGGATATTTCAAACTCTCTCTTCCACAGAGGGGAATGGTGCAGGGGCAAGTGTTGCCTTCTTCCCCTTGTAGACAAGTCCTACCTTTCCAGTGGCATGTTATTCACTGGGAAACCCCGTGGAGCTCCCCCTTTCCATCCCCCATTTCTCATTCCAGGAAACAGTTAAAGGATTCCATTCCCATATCTGCTCCTGTCAAATGAAGTCTGATGGACTTACCAGCCAGAATTTTCTGGAGATGACTTCTACTGAACACTGACCCACAGGGGTTTGATGGGTTGTTAACGATGAGACAAGCTGTCTTTTCATCAATCAAAGATTCCAGTTGTTTCAAGTCGATTTCCCAAGACTTCTCTggctagggaggaagaaagggtgaGACCAAGATGATTCTGAAAAATTCAGGGGTAACATTCACCTAACACTGTCttctaaataaaatgtgtttgtggCCTCCACCACCCACTTCCAGATCTTTCTGTGCTAAGATAATTGTCATATATTATTACGACATAATAATTGAGCACTTGggtctaaaattaaaaagttgtttACCAATAAATTGTAGAGTTTGACCTCAATTCCCATCGATTCAGCCAAAGTCCTGTAGAGAGAGAAACCAGGTCTCGGAACTAGGATGTTTTGTCCTGGGTTGGCCAACACAGCTAAACAAAGTTCAATAGCCTGACTGCAGCCACTAGTCAGAATGACatcctgaaaagaaataaaaggctcaCTTTGTTAGGAGTTCCAACagcaacagaagaaaagagattATCCAATGGGTGAGTGGCAAGCAAGAATAAACTTACTTTTACAAGTTCTAAGTGAAGTAGTAAAGGACTATACTaagccaaaattaaaagaaattaatgtttatgtatatctatatctaaatgTTGAAAATGTTGACCACTTAAAAGACGTAAATtacttgagggcacctgggtggctctgttatttaagcatctggctcttgatttcagctcaggtcatgatctcagggtcatgggatccagccccaagtcaggctccacactcagcagagagtctgcttgagattatctctttccctcttcctctgcccttccctgctctttctctctctctctctctctcaactaaataaataaatcttaaaaaaaaaaaaaaaaaaaaggaagtaaatgactttaaaaaggaCATAGCAGCTGTGACTCAGAGATTTCCATGAGAGATCATTTTGACCTTGGACTTTTTCACTTGGCTAGTTATTTTGACCAAAAATTTAAAGCCTGACTCTTCTCTGAAATATAGACTGAGGGCCCCTCTTATGTTAAGAAATATCAACCACACAGAATATacaatagagggagagggacatttAAACTTGGCACAGCCATCAATTTGATATGCCATAGTACATTGATCTTCCCAAATGAGTGGAGCtcaggagaaagagggaagttACAAACTTAAGAAAAGATCCTattggtaaaatttttttaaatgttacttattTGGTGTTCatgaattattgttttttaatgaacttttgtGAAGAATCAAATGTAGGGGGAACTCAGAGTCCTTTGAGGCTCCTTAAGACAGGAGACCACATAAGTTGTATTGTAATGACATCATCATCATATTGTAATGACATTAAATATAATCATGgattaggggatgcctgggtggcacaaccagttaagcatctgccttcggctcaggtcacgatctcagggtcctgggatcaagccctgcatcaggctccctgctcagcaaggagtctgcttctccctctccctctgcctgccactccccctatttgtgcttgctctctctctctctctctctctctctgacaaataaataaagaaaatatttgaatatatatgtatataaccaTGGATTGGCAGCTTCACTATATGAGAAGTCCTCAAATTGCCAAAGGGAAATTCTCCACACCTtcccccccccaaaccctcatTCCTTGTGGGACAGAAACAAGGAAGAAGATACATATTGCCCGATACTGCAGAACTGCTTCAGAGCTGATACAGGGTCTAAGACTTACCTTAGCTTCCAGGGGTGCCTCTGGCCGGTGGTAGTAAGAAGCAATCTCCTCCCGACTGGATAAGTAGCCTGAAAGTGTAGATGGGAGAAGCTGACCACTATGCCTGAGAGCCAAGAGGGCTTCCTGCGACCTTCTGCTCCTGCTTAGAGTACGTGCTATTCAGGTTAGCTCTCAGCCACCACAGAGAAAGGAGATTgactttatgttttacatttttataataagctGAAAtgtatgggggctcctgggtggctcagtcagttaagcatctgccttcgtctcaggtcatgatcccaaagtcctgggactgagcacacatcaggcttcctgctcagcagggaatctgcttctctctctccctctgcctgctcctgctctctctctctctctctttgtctcagtgtctctctctctctctctcaaataaataaataaaatcgtaagaaaaaaaaaaaaagctcaaatgtATGATTAATAACAAGGAGAACTCtccaaaccataaaatactctGCACCATCTTGGTTACTgtgattatgttttatttttcataaaaaaaagaaagcaggattCAGATTATTTCTATATCCCTTCCAGGCactatattttttgaaaagttacAGTCGATGCATTCAATACACTGGGTCCCTTTTAAGTTTTTTAGATCATATGATATACCTATTTGTGGTTTtgcacaatatttttcttttacattttattcttgaACAATATTTCCAAATGTTGGCTTACAAACATGAGGTAGAGTTACCATGATATAAATTATCTTTTACAAAATTGCTTTCCATAAAGATTGCACCTCCACTCAGAAAGTCCAGATACACTATTTCATAATGTtccacttaataaaaataaatgttctgaaGTTATACAAATCAGCACTTCCTTAAGTATTCATAAGGAAGAGcattttcttatatatacatTATGATCTGTATTTCTTTTGGCAGGAAATGTTCATATCCTTTGAATATCTGTCACATGGAGAATTGGCTCTGGTTTTTCAGGTTGAATCAGTTCCCTAATATTTTGGGCATAAAAGTTATAAACTTGTTTTATAATcacattttagtctttttttttttttttttagattttatttatttatttgacagagagagagagtgatcacaagtaggcagagaggcaggcagagagaggagaaacaggctccctgctgagcagaaagccacaTAGGGCTcgagccaggaccctgagatcatgacctgagccaaaggcaggggtttaactgactgagccacccaggctcccccttttttaaatttttgttgtatgaaactttaaaaagcgtaaaaaacaaacctaaaagtTTTGTCCCTCAGACCtctctgaagtatttttaaaattctattttaaggggcacctgggtggctcagtgggttaaagcctctgccttcagctcaggtcatgatcccagggtcatgggatcaagccctgcattgggctctctgctccacaaggagtctgcttccctctctctctgcctgcctctctgtctacttgtgatctctctgtcaaataaataaataaaatctttaaaaataaataaataaaataaaataaaattctattttagtggGGCACggggttggctcagtcggttaagcctctgccttcggctcaggtcatgatcccagggtcctgggattgagccccacttcaggctctctgctcagcccggagcctgcatctctctgtccttctacccgctgctcccctgcttctgctctctttctgtcaaattaataaaaataaaatctttttaaaaattctattttagcaTGAAACTGGACTTGTATTCTGCATTAGAAATATGTAATTATGGCTTGGCTCTGTGACAACAAGGATGGATCTTAGAGGGTATTAGGTCGAGTGAAAtaaggcaggctgagagagacaAATTCACTTACATGTCAAAtcgaaaaagcaaacaaatgaacgaacaaacaaacaaaaaagctaaatcagacctataaatacagagaacgaactgatggctgccagagggagATGGGCTGGAGGATGGGGAAAAATGGACAAGGGGATCGAGTTATGAAATGCGTTAGTGATGAGGATagaaggcacagcacagggaatacagtcaatgatactgtaatgcGGTATATGGAGACAGATGGTTGCTACGCTGTGGTGAGCACGGCATGACCTACAGGGacgttgaatcactatgttgaacacctgaaactagggtaatactgtatgtcaactgtattcaaacaaaaagtaaaaataattttagagaagAATATGTTGCTAGGTGCACATAATAGAGAGATGGGCAACACTGAAATAAAGCCAAAGGATCACGGATTTTATTACAATGCTTGATGTGGAAATGTTTAATAGATGGAGACAGTTAAACATAAATAAGAATAGGAATGGTTAAAATGGGTGAAGAGGTCAACTGTATGGTGACGGACCGTAACCAGACTTGTGGTGGTGATCACTTTGtagtatataaatttattatattatattatatagctGTACATctaaaacttatattttaaaaccacctACATAGGAATATTTCTTTCTGTCAGAAAGAACCTTCTCATCTTCAGGAGGAAAACCCCTTCTTTATATTCtagtttgtttttatctctttcacCCGAGACGTTTAAAACAGCATTTAATGTGGTTAGAACTCAAGTTAAAATAATCGCCATATGTACGGAGAAGGGGACATAAAGCCAAGAAGCTATTTACATATGCATTAAGTAAATTAATTTAGGACCTGGAGGGTTCAGTAAGCAAGCAGCTGCAATGACACCCCAGGCCTTCCTATTAGAATTAGCAGTGATAGGATAGGAGTGCAAtctgaggaagaaggaagcttAGAGGAGGGCTCCGCGTGCCAGAGGAAGCGAGGAAAGAAGCTGGACTCTGCTGGCTGTGTTTAAGCATTCTGAGATCGCGTTCCCCAAATCCGAACGACCACTGCATTTTAGCCTTTCCTTGGGAACTGTGCATCAAGGAAGCAAGGAGAACCGCTCGAAATTTATTCCTAATAGAAGGGCACTAAAGATTTGGAAGCCACTGGTTAGAGTCTCAGGAGAAGCTTACCAATGGAGGGGGCATAGCCGTTATATTTCCCCGAGTCCAGGGCATCTTTCATGGCTTGGGTAACTTCAGGGTCTGTAGGCAGGTTTCCAAACACAGTAGGGTCACCTTTTcatgggagaaaagaaagagccaCCAAGATGTTACTTTTCCATGCCCAGTGCTCAGACTCTACCTCTATTCCCATCTTCTCCAACCAGCTGTAAGCAACAGTGATCGCCCCTCACCCAAGAGCCCCCAACTCACCAATCGACAGAGCAATCATGGTTTTGTCTGGATTTGGCTTCACCTTCATGCTGTCCACAATGGCCCGGATGGGATTGAAAGTTTTGTTGGACATGTCTGAAGGCTTCACAGACCATCTGGCCttcctgcctttccttttttctggtaAGGAGCTTCTCCCACCAATGTTGACATGCATATCCAGAACGGAGGGGAGGCTGCTGTTGCCGTTCATCTGAATCACATACGGGTCCATCATTCGTGGAGCCTATGGGAAAAAGGAGGTCCCTGTGACTCTAGCAACAGAGCACCATCCTGAGGGGCCATATTTGGGCTTACAAATCAGAGTGATTTCACTAAGCATCTCTTTTCAAACTGCCTTCTTTTGCCAAATTTCTCATGTTTTCTTGTGAATGAGGGGAATTTTAAGACCTGCTGAGATAGAAGACAAAGCAAGAACCCACTGTATAACATTAGCAAAGACCGTTCCATTGAATACTTATCTACTGTGAGATTTGCTGTGTGCAACCCTAATGCCTGTAAAATTTTAACAGCTCTCGGTGCAACTGAAAGGAAATGACATGAAAACTGTGAAACCGTCAAAGATTATGTGTTGCCTCCTTTCCAAGCAAAGCCTATCCAAGAATCTCCCTAATGCTTCAACAGACCGTGTCTTGCCCTCTGCAGAGAAGAACCAGGAAAAACAATTCCACGTGGTTAGAAATTTAGCATTAATCTTGTCATCAGTAAAAATAAAGTCCTGTCCCATAAGCATCTTACTGCCCTGTGGAAAAAGAAGTCAATACaccatagaggaaaaaaaaagcttacatcCCAGTTACCACCCCCAGATTAGCTGAGGCTTGAGATTTTACCTTCCAGCTAAAGGAGAAACAGCCTCTAAGGAGAGAAACCTGGAAGCTCTCTTAGTGTCCTTTCACAGGTTACAGTGACAACGGCCTCAGGTGCAGTTCTTGACTCCTGAAATAGTCTGCACATATGGGCGTTGGGCCCAGAACTTTTGTGCTATTGGTTAGGGTGCGATGGAGGTGGCCAGCCCTCCCGCCACTCCCCTCCTCATTTCTGAGGCTTCTCACCTCgaacccttcccccaccccaccagcaaATCAGGAGTTTGTCCTCACTTCACACATCTGGAATTCTCTGTGTTAACTCTTTCTGGACACTTTGTGAGACGTCTGAGAGGACTGTCAGAGGATCAGTTATGATTACAGTCGGCAATTTTTATTAAATCTCTTTTGATCCGAAACAACCCAGTAACAAGTTAACAGCACAGAAACGTGTAAGGTAAAAAGTGAGAGTCGTTCCTTGTACCCTGGTCTCTGTAAGCTCTATTCTTGCTTCCAGGGGTAGGGAGTGGTCATGATTTGGCCATTTCTATCATTCACCAAGATGGATTCATAGGTAGGTATGCAGAGGACAAAATACATAGATACAAGATAGATACACAGATACATAATTTCAGAGGTTTTCAAAACACTGAAGGGATCAGGTTTACAATTTGTTCTGCAGCCTGTTTCTTTACTTCCTACATCTTGTCTTCCTTTCCTGGTCCAGGAGGTTCTACTTCAAGTCACAACAAACTGTGCAGTTGAAGCGAAATAAGTCCCACTCAACAAATAGCTTAAACCACAGAAGGGTTCAAGGCAATTAAAACCTGAGCAATGTCATCTTGTCCTCTGAATTCTCCCTCATGTACTGGTTAAGGAGtaactggaagaaaaagatgtCAGTTGAGGTCTAAACAAAACAACTTCCCTAAGCACACGGCGGAAATCTCAGCATTCTGGCAAGTCTATGGAAAATACTGTCCATTCAAGGGTTAAGAGAAGCCTGGGGACTCCATGGCTCGGCTcctatctgtttatttattggaAGACAAAGAGTTGTTACATAagttctttcttctccatttacTTTTGGGTGATTCCAGTCTCCAGGGGAGTTGaataaccttttatttttctggaccTTTCTTCTCTTAGTGCTTTGAAGAACTTATCTAACACATTCCCTTCCCCAAACCAAAGAAGCAAGCATTCACTACCTCATCTTaccaggggagcagcagaagcaTAAAGCAAGGACAGGAAGCCTGCCAGGTCAAAGAGAATTTTAGTTCTAAAACTGGaagccaggcaccctgagctaGAGACCTATTGCTGCTCTGTTTCAAAAATGCAAACACACAGCCTGTTCTTGCGACATCCAAAGACACAGGGAAGGAAAGACCTGTCAGTTCTGTTATTTGGCACCCTatagcaaaaagcaaagcctactTTGTTTTACTAAATGGTGGTTAAATATGGCACAGATAGATGTATACTTCACAGGATGGACAAGGGTTCGACTTCGCATACTTGCCAACACAATGAGAATACAGCATTGTTCCCAAAGCACACAGATTTTGTCAAGGGAGAAGACCTTTCTCTCCTAAATGCTTTTATTCCTCAACCACCTCTATTTGAAATACATACATGAGGATCAGagaacataagaaaaaattaaaagcatttaaaatccCATCACCAGTCCTAACACATTAGTCTTATTCCTCCCCCCCAGAGTTGGGAATTAtgttctatatcttttttttttttttaaactgagataaAATTTGGGTAACAAAACATTCACTGGTATCTTCATTTCAGAGTTTAAGATTCAGTGATTTCTGGTACACATTGTACATCACCACCATCTAACTCCAAAACATTCTCTTTTACTCTTACTTTTTCAGTAGTTAAAACCCTCATATAGTAAATTCAAATAGAGATGTTTATAAACTAATCCCTGAACACCTTTCCCCACAACCCCACTCCATAAAGATGGCTTCTTTAGTCATTTCTTGCATATCtttagtgttttctgtttttttttattttttttctttttttttttttttttttataattgagaaagagagagggtgagagagacagtgagcacagCTGGGAggaatgacagagggagagggagaagcaggctccctgctgagcaaggagcaccacatggggcttgatcctcggacgctgagatcttgacctgagctaaaggcagatgcttaccccactgagccacaagCCACCcgtgtttttggtttctatacA contains:
- the TAT gene encoding tyrosine aminotransferase, encoding MMDPYVIQMNGNSSLPSVLDMHVNIGGRSSLPEKRKGRKARWSVKPSDMSNKTFNPIRAIVDSMKVKPNPDKTMIALSIGDPTVFGNLPTDPEVTQAMKDALDSGKYNGYAPSIGYLSSREEIASYYHRPEAPLEAKDVILTSGCSQAIELCLAVLANPGQNILVPRPGFSLYRTLAESMGIEVKLYNLLPEKSWEIDLKQLESLIDEKTACLIVNNPSNPCGSVFSRSHLQKILAVAARQCVPILADEIYGDMVFSDSTFEPLATLSSNVPILSCGGLAKRWLVPGWRLGWILIHDRRDIFGNEIRDGLVKLSQRILGPCTIVQGALKSILHRTPQEFYHNTLSLLKSNADLCYGALAAIPGLQPVRPSGAMYLMVGIEMEHFPEFENDVEFTERLVAEQSVHCLPATCFEYPNFFRVVITVPKVMMLEACSRIQEFCELHYHCAEGSQEECDK